The following are encoded in a window of Methanomassiliicoccales archaeon genomic DNA:
- a CDS encoding NTPase yields the protein MDGLSYPSVDRMNNIKIGITGLPGAGKTHALIKVIEMLEAEEIIVGGMITEPIIEDNRRIGFSVMDWRTKQKSVLAHTEIQSKFMVGKFGVDLTILESVGVAALMRACEEANVIVIDEVGKMEVESEKFVGAVKFALDVEKPMLLTLHKKSRNPLLQDIRRRDDVRILEVTPINRNLLPYKIMKLMKGELL from the coding sequence TTGGATGGATTGTCCTACCCCTCGGTGGATAGGATGAACAATATCAAGATCGGCATCACGGGCTTGCCCGGAGCGGGCAAGACGCACGCTCTTATCAAGGTCATCGAAATGCTCGAGGCGGAAGAGATCATCGTCGGGGGCATGATCACCGAACCGATCATCGAGGACAATCGCCGGATAGGATTCTCGGTCATGGACTGGCGCACGAAGCAGAAGTCCGTTCTAGCGCACACGGAGATCCAGAGCAAGTTCATGGTTGGCAAGTTCGGCGTGGACCTGACGATTCTGGAGAGCGTAGGGGTAGCGGCCTTGATGCGCGCTTGTGAAGAGGCGAACGTCATCGTCATCGACGAGGTGGGGAAGATGGAGGTGGAAAGCGAGAAGTTCGTAGGGGCGGTCAAGTTCGCTCTGGACGTGGAGAAACCCATGCTGCTCACCTTGCACAAGAAGTCCCGCAATCCGCTGCTCCAGGACATACGACGGCGAGATGATGTGCGGATCCTCGAAGTGACGCCTATCAACCGGAACCTTCTGCCTTACAAGATCATGAAGCTCATGAAGGGCGAGCTCCTGTGA
- a CDS encoding acetate--CoA ligase family protein — MDIDSLRSAGRTSLSEAEVKTLLREKGIKTTAFTTPKRSDLDTLEIDFPVAVKVCSPGVLHKSDQGGVFLDVRDRGEMISRYDDITKRFPGAEVLIEPMEKKGFEVIVGLTNDPNFGQCIMFGSGGVMANLIQDVSFRSVPIESKDAEEMIQETKARHVFEGFRGLKADLGSTVDLLIRVSEMGDELKGHLDQLDLNPVILHQDGYVVVDAKMVLR; from the coding sequence TTGGACATCGATTCCCTGCGATCCGCGGGTCGGACCAGTCTGTCAGAGGCGGAGGTCAAGACGCTTCTAAGGGAGAAGGGCATCAAAACGACCGCTTTCACCACCCCAAAACGCTCTGATTTGGATACCCTAGAGATCGATTTCCCTGTTGCGGTAAAGGTATGCTCGCCAGGCGTTCTGCACAAGAGCGACCAGGGCGGGGTCTTCCTGGACGTGCGCGACCGAGGGGAGATGATCTCTCGTTACGATGACATCACCAAACGTTTTCCTGGGGCCGAAGTGCTCATCGAACCGATGGAGAAGAAGGGGTTCGAGGTCATCGTCGGGTTGACCAATGACCCAAACTTCGGACAATGCATCATGTTCGGCAGCGGGGGGGTCATGGCCAACCTGATCCAGGATGTGTCTTTTCGCTCGGTACCGATAGAGAGCAAGGATGCCGAGGAAATGATCCAGGAGACCAAGGCCCGGCACGTCTTCGAGGGCTTTCGGGGGTTGAAGGCGGACCTCGGCTCTACGGTGGACCTGCTGATCAGGGTCTCGGAGATGGGTGATGAGCTCAAGGGTCACCTGGACCAGCTGGACCTGAACCCAGTGATCCTCCACCAGGATGGCTACGTGGTGGTAGACGCGAAGATGGTGCTCCGATGA
- a CDS encoding adenylosuccinate synthase: MLYLRHDRWQAGERLTSLAVVGTQWGDEGKGKITDFLAEGADMVVRFQGGANAGHTIEIGKEVFALHLLPSGILRKGVINVIGNGLVVDLEALEEEIAIVKQSGRSIDGLRISDRANVVMRYHRMMDGLEEKHRGAKGVGTTGRGIGPCYADKVARSGIRMCDLVEKESLKEKLDIIYPTKERVFRAFGGEGFPSKQELLDQLLHYGEMFGPNICDTSVLVNDAIEKGKRVLFEGAQGTMLDIDHGTYPYVTSSSCVTGGICTGVGVGPAHVQEIIGVAKAYTTRVGAGPFPTELLEDTGKLLLTKGGEFGATTGRARRCGWLDMVVVRYAVRLNGINSLALTKLDVLNGMKTIKVATAYDIDGKGVENFPASLSKLARAKPVYEELDGWEDWGEGRSAEVAKKGYEALPRCMKDYLGFVSRHAGIPISIIGIGKERNETIDLRHHPISRLDGY, encoded by the coding sequence ATGCTTTATTTACGGCATGACCGATGGCAAGCTGGTGAGCGACTGACCTCTCTTGCGGTAGTGGGCACCCAGTGGGGTGACGAGGGCAAGGGCAAAATCACTGACTTTTTGGCCGAAGGCGCCGACATGGTGGTGCGTTTCCAGGGCGGGGCAAATGCCGGCCATACCATCGAGATCGGGAAAGAGGTCTTCGCGCTGCACCTGCTCCCCTCAGGCATTCTACGAAAAGGCGTCATCAATGTCATCGGCAACGGCCTGGTGGTCGACCTGGAGGCACTGGAGGAGGAGATCGCCATAGTCAAGCAGAGCGGAAGGAGCATCGATGGCCTGCGCATCTCCGACCGGGCGAACGTGGTCATGAGATACCATCGGATGATGGATGGACTAGAGGAAAAGCACCGCGGAGCAAAAGGGGTTGGCACTACTGGACGAGGGATCGGGCCTTGCTACGCGGACAAGGTCGCCCGAAGCGGCATCCGCATGTGCGACCTGGTGGAGAAGGAATCGCTGAAGGAGAAACTGGATATCATCTATCCGACCAAGGAGAGGGTGTTCCGCGCCTTCGGAGGGGAGGGATTCCCAAGCAAGCAGGAATTGCTCGATCAACTGCTCCACTACGGAGAGATGTTCGGACCGAACATCTGCGACACCTCCGTGCTGGTGAACGATGCCATCGAGAAAGGCAAGCGAGTGCTTTTCGAAGGCGCCCAGGGAACGATGCTGGACATAGACCACGGCACCTATCCCTACGTAACATCGTCCAGCTGCGTGACCGGGGGAATATGTACAGGAGTGGGCGTAGGACCCGCCCATGTCCAGGAAATCATTGGCGTGGCTAAAGCGTACACCACTAGGGTAGGAGCGGGACCGTTCCCTACCGAGCTTTTGGAAGACACCGGCAAGCTCCTATTGACCAAGGGCGGCGAATTCGGAGCGACCACCGGAAGGGCGAGACGCTGCGGGTGGCTGGACATGGTCGTGGTGCGATATGCGGTCAGGCTCAACGGCATCAATTCCCTGGCCTTGACGAAGTTGGACGTGCTCAATGGCATGAAGACGATCAAGGTGGCCACCGCCTACGATATCGATGGAAAGGGAGTGGAGAACTTCCCCGCCAGCCTCTCCAAGCTCGCCCGGGCGAAGCCGGTGTACGAGGAACTGGACGGCTGGGAGGACTGGGGCGAGGGAAGATCGGCCGAGGTGGCGAAGAAAGGATACGAAGCCCTGCCACGATGCATGAAGGACTACCTTGGCTTCGTCTCCAGACACGCAGGGATACCGATCAGCATCATAGGCATCGGCAAGGAGCGGAACGAGACCATCGACCTGCGCCACCACCCGATCTCCAGACTGGACGGTTACTGA
- a CDS encoding 2-oxoacid:acceptor oxidoreductase family protein: protein MIGINIAKGHRIGRDGERLKVSVRIAGMGGQGIIFAGIALARAAALYSHWEGKPLNAIQTQSYGPAARGESSKCDVVICDQESFYPFLERPDFLVLMSKPAYEKYIGSTYPGTVVIMDEDAIADRPELTCYELPAMRLAEEMGKRSAANMIMLGALVAISSAVDKDGVSKAIVDVSPMGSEGLNEKAFREGLLQGHRLLYQD from the coding sequence GTGATAGGCATTAATATCGCTAAAGGTCATCGGATTGGACGAGATGGTGAGAGGCTGAAGGTCTCCGTACGCATAGCTGGCATGGGGGGGCAGGGCATCATCTTCGCGGGCATCGCCCTAGCCCGAGCTGCCGCTCTCTACAGCCATTGGGAAGGCAAGCCTCTAAACGCCATCCAGACCCAATCCTACGGTCCCGCGGCCAGGGGCGAGTCCTCCAAATGCGACGTGGTCATCTGCGACCAGGAGTCCTTCTATCCGTTCCTAGAGAGGCCTGATTTCTTGGTCCTGATGTCCAAACCCGCCTACGAGAAGTACATCGGATCGACATATCCAGGGACGGTGGTCATTATGGATGAGGATGCGATCGCGGATCGACCGGAGCTTACCTGCTACGAGCTCCCCGCAATGCGCCTGGCTGAAGAAATGGGCAAACGCTCCGCGGCCAATATGATAATGCTTGGGGCTTTGGTGGCGATCTCCAGTGCGGTGGACAAGGATGGCGTCTCCAAGGCCATCGTGGACGTCAGTCCTATGGGTAGCGAAGGACTGAACGAGAAAGCCTTCAGAGAAGGCCTCCTCCAAGGTCACAGGTTGCTGTACCAAGACTGA
- a CDS encoding zinc ribbon domain-containing protein, which translates to MSDVGGRFIPFTSNMEDNSTDAGFQFTFFCDICREGYKSRFIESSTYKKRGLFRGIGRVAGAAGNIAGGYVHGGHDIGYAAQTGGDVLGEKFEGQPPEWHREHEKAFEIATNEAKGHFKRCPRCHKFLCDNDWNEEAGLCIEDAPREAVEVAAARADKMKQDIQEKAQQTQVFTGEIEQKQTLCPKCGKPAGGSRFCNNCGTPLGMMDCKDCGAKNPPGTRFCGECGGKL; encoded by the coding sequence ATGAGCGACGTCGGAGGCAGGTTCATCCCTTTCACATCGAACATGGAGGACAACAGCACGGACGCGGGTTTCCAGTTCACCTTCTTCTGTGATATCTGCCGCGAGGGGTACAAGAGTCGTTTCATAGAATCCTCGACCTACAAGAAGAGAGGGCTCTTCCGTGGCATAGGCCGGGTGGCTGGAGCTGCGGGCAACATCGCTGGAGGTTACGTCCACGGTGGGCATGACATAGGCTATGCGGCCCAGACGGGGGGCGATGTCCTAGGCGAAAAGTTCGAAGGGCAACCCCCGGAATGGCATAGGGAGCATGAGAAAGCGTTCGAGATCGCCACCAACGAGGCCAAAGGACATTTCAAACGATGTCCCCGTTGCCACAAATTCCTGTGCGACAACGACTGGAACGAGGAAGCGGGACTGTGCATAGAGGATGCGCCCCGGGAGGCGGTGGAGGTCGCCGCTGCCCGAGCGGACAAGATGAAGCAGGACATCCAGGAAAAGGCGCAGCAGACGCAGGTCTTCACGGGCGAGATAGAGCAGAAACAGACCCTCTGTCCCAAGTGCGGGAAGCCGGCCGGCGGCAGCCGGTTCTGCAACAACTGCGGCACGCCCTTAGGCATGATGGATTGCAAGGACTGCGGGGCCAAGAACCCGCCGGGCACGAGGTTCTGCGGGGAATGCGGCGGGAAGCTCTGA
- a CDS encoding response regulator: MMDTKTISALFIDDDSALLDIAKAYLENDGDVKVTTLVSPLEALVALETKRFDAIICDYQMPNVDGVQFLKTLRMQGRDTPFILFTGKGSEDVAIDALNNGATFYLQKGGKPGLKFQELLEMVRRSVSRRESLPRPGDSEGIYERLFQENTEAMILVNLETGGLEGANAAACKLFGYDRDSLLAMSMQDLGRPPHGKSLVEARHRRSGQSTKTSMQIRRADGTFLDVQVFSGTLEVHGERMGYSIIHQATKS; this comes from the coding sequence ATGATGGACACGAAGACAATCTCAGCACTCTTCATCGACGACGATTCAGCCCTACTGGATATCGCCAAGGCCTATCTGGAGAACGATGGCGACGTCAAGGTGACAACCCTTGTTTCACCCTTGGAAGCGCTCGTGGCCCTGGAGACGAAGAGATTCGATGCCATCATCTGCGACTATCAAATGCCCAACGTAGACGGCGTTCAGTTCCTCAAGACCCTGAGGATGCAGGGCAGGGACACACCATTCATCCTTTTCACGGGGAAGGGGAGCGAGGATGTGGCCATCGACGCCTTGAACAACGGAGCGACCTTTTATCTCCAGAAAGGAGGCAAGCCAGGCCTGAAATTCCAGGAGCTGTTGGAGATGGTGCGTCGTTCCGTCTCCAGGCGGGAATCGCTCCCTCGTCCTGGCGATTCGGAAGGGATCTATGAGCGCCTGTTCCAGGAGAACACGGAGGCCATGATCCTGGTGAACCTTGAGACCGGTGGGCTGGAGGGTGCGAACGCGGCCGCTTGCAAGTTGTTCGGCTACGATCGCGATTCCCTGCTGGCGATGTCGATGCAAGACCTGGGCCGTCCGCCCCATGGGAAGAGCCTCGTGGAAGCGAGACACCGGAGGTCAGGACAGAGCACGAAGACGTCGATGCAGATCAGGCGAGCCGATGGAACATTCCTCGACGTGCAGGTGTTCTCCGGGACTCTGGAGGTTCATGGAGAGCGGATGGGCTATTCGATCATCCACCAAGCGACGAAGAGCTGA
- a CDS encoding zinc ribbon domain-containing protein — protein sequence MTRGERRNDQMPGYSMPCRYCGELVPPDANVCPFCAGVSPIGPLRCPKCRAPIELNQKVCSNCGLALMITCPSCTRVTFFGPHCQYCHAPTPIVCPWCGAVQPPGWDKKKCSSCKRPFMGGKGGK from the coding sequence GTGACGCGCGGCGAGAGGAGGAACGATCAGATGCCAGGGTATTCGATGCCATGCCGCTATTGCGGAGAACTGGTCCCGCCTGACGCGAACGTCTGTCCGTTCTGCGCCGGGGTGAGCCCGATCGGGCCATTGCGCTGTCCGAAATGCCGGGCGCCGATCGAGCTCAACCAGAAGGTGTGCAGCAATTGCGGGCTGGCCCTGATGATCACTTGTCCCTCATGCACCCGGGTCACATTCTTTGGACCTCACTGCCAGTATTGTCACGCGCCCACTCCCATCGTGTGCCCATGGTGCGGAGCGGTCCAGCCACCGGGCTGGGACAAGAAGAAATGCAGCAGTTGCAAGCGACCATTCATGGGAGGAAAAGGAGGCAAGTAG
- a CDS encoding DNA-binding protein yields MKYTQGRQGRVFVLRLEDKEVLHETLEQFAADHRIAAGVVWAVGAADEGSKLVVGPRDADASPVVPLERTLEGVHELAGVGTLFPDEDGRPILHMHVACGRRDGTTTGCVRRGVRTWKTLEVVIYEIIGAQAKREKDPATGFELLNPRRPTVTDLSQMR; encoded by the coding sequence ATGAAGTACACACAGGGCAGACAGGGCCGGGTATTCGTCCTTCGCTTGGAAGACAAGGAGGTGCTCCATGAGACACTGGAGCAGTTCGCGGCGGACCATCGGATAGCGGCGGGCGTGGTCTGGGCGGTGGGAGCGGCGGATGAAGGCAGCAAGCTGGTGGTGGGGCCCAGGGACGCCGATGCCTCTCCGGTGGTGCCTTTGGAACGCACCCTGGAAGGGGTCCATGAGCTGGCGGGCGTGGGCACCTTGTTCCCCGACGAGGACGGCAGGCCGATCCTGCACATGCACGTCGCCTGCGGAAGACGGGACGGCACGACCACTGGCTGCGTCCGCCGCGGGGTCAGGACCTGGAAAACGCTGGAGGTGGTGATCTATGAGATCATCGGGGCACAGGCAAAAAGGGAGAAAGACCCTGCGACTGGGTTCGAGCTGCTCAATCCCAGGCGGCCGACCGTGACCGACCTATCACAGATGCGCTGA
- a CDS encoding dihydroneopterin aldolase family protein yields the protein MTSKREELASRYFNCSLRERAVFEAGIKLGTIHHQFVGTPICAANVDILEKAIQDGVGVQPFVEGVRVHIDRSALRGKKDAYDYQTLTGNMMEVSLVIKIENVRVKAEMRYIEELNYPLMFVREVMDVI from the coding sequence ATGACGAGCAAGAGAGAGGAGCTGGCGTCCCGCTATTTCAACTGCTCACTGAGGGAGAGGGCGGTTTTCGAGGCGGGTATCAAGCTTGGAACGATCCATCACCAGTTCGTGGGCACGCCTATCTGCGCGGCCAACGTCGACATCCTGGAGAAAGCGATCCAGGATGGCGTGGGAGTGCAGCCTTTCGTTGAAGGGGTGAGGGTGCACATCGACCGGTCAGCGCTGAGAGGCAAGAAGGATGCCTACGACTACCAGACCCTAACGGGCAATATGATGGAGGTCTCCCTTGTCATCAAGATCGAGAATGTCCGGGTCAAGGCTGAGATGCGGTACATCGAGGAACTCAACTACCCCCTGATGTTCGTTCGCGAAGTGATGGATGTCATTTGA
- a CDS encoding DUF362 domain-containing protein, producing MSSKVAVALDPVRKRAARSVVKEIGLPVIEGRSVLIKPNFNTADPAPGSTHNDTLLALVEMLKVEAPRSLTVADRSGPASTRDVFGEKGMFDLGEEEGFECLLFDEMPDDMYAKIEPPGSHWRAGFRFARPVLRADRVICLCCLKTHQYGGHFTMSLKLTTGMVHRLDMDELHSSPHQRQMIAEMNYAYDPTIVVMDGVESYYSGGPMRGRVWKANLTLASRDRVALDAVGVAALKMHGTTEEIERRPVFEQDQIKRAVELGLGATRPEDIELVPVDDASADVAAKLEDALRS from the coding sequence TTGTCGTCCAAGGTGGCGGTGGCTTTGGATCCGGTCAGGAAAAGGGCGGCCAGGAGCGTGGTCAAGGAGATCGGCCTACCTGTCATCGAGGGCAGGAGCGTCCTCATTAAGCCCAACTTCAACACCGCCGATCCCGCGCCCGGGTCCACCCATAACGACACCCTTCTGGCCCTAGTGGAGATGCTTAAGGTGGAAGCGCCGAGAAGTCTGACGGTGGCGGACCGTAGCGGACCGGCGAGCACCAGAGACGTGTTCGGGGAGAAAGGCATGTTCGACCTGGGCGAGGAGGAAGGTTTCGAATGCCTTCTATTCGACGAGATGCCGGACGACATGTACGCCAAAATCGAACCGCCTGGGAGCCACTGGCGGGCTGGCTTTCGCTTCGCCAGGCCGGTGCTCCGCGCGGACCGTGTCATCTGCTTGTGCTGCCTTAAGACCCATCAGTACGGGGGGCATTTCACCATGTCCCTCAAACTGACCACAGGCATGGTGCATCGCCTCGACATGGACGAGCTCCATTCCTCTCCCCACCAGAGACAGATGATCGCGGAGATGAACTACGCATATGATCCGACCATAGTGGTCATGGATGGGGTCGAGTCTTACTACTCCGGTGGTCCCATGCGTGGGCGGGTATGGAAAGCGAACCTGACCCTGGCGTCCAGGGACCGCGTGGCCCTGGATGCTGTGGGCGTTGCCGCCTTGAAGATGCATGGCACCACCGAAGAGATCGAACGCAGGCCGGTCTTCGAACAGGACCAGATCAAGAGGGCGGTGGAGCTGGGACTGGGTGCGACTCGCCCCGAAGACATCGAGTTGGTGCCGGTAGACGATGCTTCCGCGGACGTGGCGGCGAAGCTCGAAGATGCCTTGCGGTCTTGA
- a CDS encoding tRNA (guanine(26)-N(2))-dimethyltransferase — MSILPDSVQIREGATSLLIPQVHSEKGPGKRMGQVFFNEQMAFNRDVSVMFTRASGFQGKRVLDAMAGTGARGIRIANEATPGSEVVINDKDPRAAGYIRANIELNHLENGRASNLDLRCLLATEVFDYIDLDPFGSPVPFVQATFQGLKRNGTVAITATDTAPLAGTHAKKCVRRYMARPSRSPFGHETGLRILIGYLAREAAQLDKGVRPQLCFYADHYFRCYLRVKENAAAADEALGHLGFMDLDEKSRERSLSTDAKKGKIGPLWIGSLFDHDLLDRMEVGEDLQHPVRCAKYLGLWKQELDVPYFYENNELSSLLKISPPVLDRVVTELSVRGRASKTHFSPSGFKTDVPFEEVLQTYRDMA; from the coding sequence GTGAGCATTCTGCCCGATTCAGTCCAAATCCGTGAGGGAGCGACCAGTCTTCTCATCCCTCAGGTGCATTCGGAGAAAGGCCCAGGCAAGCGCATGGGTCAGGTGTTCTTCAACGAGCAAATGGCCTTCAACCGGGATGTCTCGGTGATGTTCACGAGGGCATCCGGATTCCAGGGTAAGAGAGTGCTCGATGCCATGGCCGGCACCGGTGCCAGAGGGATACGGATTGCAAACGAGGCCACGCCGGGATCGGAGGTCGTCATCAACGACAAGGATCCGCGGGCCGCAGGCTACATTCGGGCCAACATCGAGCTCAATCACCTCGAGAACGGCCGAGCCTCGAACCTAGACCTGCGATGTCTCTTGGCCACGGAGGTCTTCGACTATATCGACCTGGACCCGTTCGGAAGCCCGGTCCCTTTCGTGCAAGCCACATTCCAGGGCCTGAAGCGGAACGGAACGGTGGCCATCACTGCCACCGACACCGCGCCCTTGGCCGGAACCCACGCCAAGAAATGCGTGCGCCGCTACATGGCCCGGCCGTCGCGTTCGCCGTTCGGACACGAGACTGGCCTGCGCATTCTCATCGGCTACCTTGCTCGCGAGGCAGCGCAGCTGGACAAGGGCGTGAGGCCGCAGCTCTGCTTCTACGCCGATCACTATTTCCGCTGCTACCTGCGCGTCAAGGAGAACGCCGCGGCCGCGGACGAGGCATTGGGGCATCTTGGTTTCATGGATTTGGACGAGAAGAGCAGGGAACGCTCGCTATCGACCGATGCGAAGAAAGGTAAGATTGGACCTCTTTGGATCGGAAGTCTCTTCGATCACGATCTGCTCGATAGAATGGAGGTGGGAGAGGACCTGCAGCACCCAGTCCGCTGCGCCAAGTACCTTGGGCTCTGGAAACAAGAGCTCGATGTACCTTACTTCTACGAGAACAACGAGCTTTCCTCCCTGCTCAAGATATCACCACCAGTGCTGGACCGGGTTGTGACGGAGCTTTCTGTCCGGGGACGGGCATCGAAGACGCATTTCTCGCCTTCAGGATTCAAGACCGACGTGCCCTTCGAAGAGGTCCTCCAGACGTATCGTGACATGGCGTGA